Proteins co-encoded in one Clostridia bacterium genomic window:
- a CDS encoding histidinol-phosphate transaminase: MSKFMSKRFDVLSAYVPGEQPQDKKYVKLNTNESPFPPSPFAMRLARQAASELQLYCDPESSALASVAAEKFGLTADNIIFTNGSDEVLDFAFAAFCDASTPALFADVTYGFYPVFARRNGVPYREIPLNEDLTLDVDDYIGEKGTVFIANPNAPTGIALPAEEIERLVAADPTRMVVVDEAYVDFAEESVLPLVKEYDNLLVTQTFSKSRSLAGGRLGMGFASAAVIADLKKIKYSFNPYNVNSMTAAAGMGALLDEEYFRANVQAIVEMREQTIASLTALGFECTPSQANFIFARHSRLSGEEIYRRLKEQGVLVRYFDKERLREYVRITVGSAAEMAVLTQKLARITGGRL, encoded by the coding sequence ATGAGCAAGTTTATGAGCAAGCGGTTCGACGTGCTTTCGGCCTACGTGCCGGGCGAGCAACCGCAGGATAAAAAATACGTCAAACTCAACACCAACGAAAGCCCCTTCCCGCCTTCGCCTTTCGCCATGCGTTTGGCGCGGCAGGCGGCCTCCGAGTTGCAACTCTATTGCGATCCCGAGTCGAGCGCGCTTGCCTCGGTCGCGGCGGAGAAGTTCGGGTTGACTGCGGACAATATCATCTTCACCAACGGCTCGGACGAGGTGTTGGACTTTGCCTTCGCGGCCTTTTGCGACGCCTCCACGCCCGCGCTGTTTGCGGACGTGACCTACGGGTTCTATCCCGTGTTCGCCCGCCGCAACGGCGTGCCCTACCGCGAGATACCTTTGAATGAGGATCTCACGTTGGATGTAGACGACTATATTGGAGAGAAAGGCACTGTGTTCATCGCTAACCCCAACGCGCCCACGGGCATCGCCTTGCCCGCCGAGGAGATAGAGCGGTTGGTGGCTGCCGACCCCACGCGCATGGTCGTGGTGGACGAAGCCTACGTGGACTTTGCCGAGGAGAGCGTGTTGCCCCTCGTCAAGGAGTACGACAACCTCTTGGTCACGCAGACCTTTTCCAAATCCCGCTCGCTTGCGGGCGGTCGGTTGGGCATGGGCTTCGCCTCGGCGGCGGTCATTGCCGACCTCAAAAAAATCAAGTATTCCTTCAATCCCTACAACGTCAATTCCATGACCGCGGCGGCGGGCATGGGCGCGTTGTTGGACGAGGAATATTTCCGCGCCAACGTCCAAGCCATCGTCGAGATGAGAGAGCAGACCATCGCTTCCTTGACGGCGCTGGGCTTCGAGTGTACGCCCTCTCAAGCCAATTTTATCTTCGCAAGGCACAGTCGTCTTTCGGGCGAAGAAATCTATCGTCGGCTCAAAGAGCAGGGCGTGTTGGTGCGCTATTTCGACAAGGAAAGATTGCGCGAGTACGTGCGTATCACGGTGGGCAGCGCGGCGGAGATGGCCGTTCTTACCCAAAAACTCGCGCGTATCACGGGAGGTCGCCTATGA
- the hisB gene encoding imidazoleglycerol-phosphate dehydratase HisB: MRTATLTRKTAETDIALTLNLDGSGKSTVDTGCGFLNHMLTLFAAHGKFDLEVKCVGDVEVDYHHTTEDIGIALGAAFAKALSDKRGICRYGDCILNMDEAVILSSVDFSGRVYLGYFAAIPTEKVGDFDTELVEEFWYGFVRNAGCSLHVRQLSGRNSHHIIEGMFKSVARSLREAVTYDARFAGEIPSTKGVL, translated from the coding sequence ATGAGAACGGCAACGCTTACGAGGAAAACGGCGGAAACGGATATCGCCCTTACGCTCAACCTCGATGGTAGCGGCAAGAGCACGGTGGACACGGGCTGCGGGTTTCTCAACCACATGCTCACCCTGTTCGCCGCGCACGGCAAATTCGACCTCGAGGTCAAGTGCGTGGGCGACGTAGAGGTGGACTACCATCACACCACCGAGGATATCGGCATCGCGTTGGGCGCGGCGTTTGCCAAAGCCCTATCGGACAAGCGCGGCATTTGCCGCTACGGCGACTGCATTCTCAATATGGACGAGGCGGTCATCTTGTCCTCGGTGGATTTTTCGGGGCGCGTATACCTCGGCTATTTCGCCGCCATTCCCACCGAAAAGGTGGGGGATTTCGACACCGAACTCGTGGAGGAATTTTGGTACGGCTTCGTGCGCAACGCGGGTTGTTCGTTGCACGTGCGCCAACTTTCGGGGCGCAATTCGCACCATATCATCGAGGGTATGTTCAAATCGGTGGCGCGTAGTTTGCGCGAGGCCGTGACCTACGACGCGCGGTTTGCGGGGGAGATCCCCTCCACCAAAGGAGTGCTGTGA
- the hisA gene encoding 1-(5-phosphoribosyl)-5-[(5-phosphoribosylamino)methylideneamino]imidazole-4-carboxamide isomerase, translating to MIIFPAIDLSEGRAVRLYKGDFGQKTVYSDSPLSVAEDFVRKGATHVHLVDLDGARTGARTHFDLIATIKNRTGLFTEVGGGIRTYEDVAAYLDAGVDRVILGTVAVEDPDFIRRLPATYRDRVAVGVDVKDNLVAIKGWTETSRLDVFDFCARLEAEGVRTVICTDVGRDGAMQGANGGLYQALASRFSLNVVASGGVSSMEDVLRLRGMNLYGAIIGKAYYVGAIDLTEAIEVSK from the coding sequence ATGATCATATTCCCCGCCATAGATTTGTCGGAAGGTCGGGCCGTGCGCCTCTACAAGGGCGATTTCGGCCAAAAAACCGTCTATTCGGATTCCCCTTTGTCGGTGGCCGAAGACTTCGTAAGAAAGGGCGCCACCCACGTCCATTTGGTGGATTTGGACGGCGCGAGGACGGGGGCGCGGACGCACTTCGACCTCATCGCGACCATCAAAAATCGTACAGGTCTTTTTACCGAAGTAGGCGGCGGCATCCGCACCTACGAGGACGTGGCGGCCTATCTCGACGCGGGCGTGGATCGCGTCATATTGGGCACGGTGGCGGTGGAAGATCCCGACTTTATTCGTCGTCTTCCCGCGACCTATCGCGACAGAGTCGCCGTAGGCGTGGATGTCAAAGACAACCTGGTGGCCATCAAAGGCTGGACGGAGACCTCGCGGTTGGACGTCTTCGACTTTTGCGCCCGTTTGGAGGCCGAGGGCGTGCGCACCGTGATATGCACGGACGTAGGCCGCGACGGCGCCATGCAGGGCGCCAACGGGGGCTTGTACCAAGCGCTCGCTTCGCGCTTTTCGCTCAACGTTGTGGCGTCGGGCGGCGTGTCTTCTATGGAAGACGTACTGCGCCTACGAGGGATGAATTTGTACGGCGCCATCATCGGCAAGGCCT
- a CDS encoding TrpR-related protein YerC/YecD — translation MDKIRNQTIDNLMEVIARLDSADDCYDFFADLCTVKELQDMAQRFEAALMLADGATYQDIVATVKTSAATISRVSRCLKYGAGGYDKAIAIYKDKKGER, via the coding sequence ATGGATAAAATACGTAATCAAACCATCGACAACCTAATGGAAGTGATTGCCCGTCTGGATTCGGCTGACGATTGCTACGACTTTTTCGCCGATTTATGCACGGTCAAGGAGTTGCAGGACATGGCCCAGCGCTTCGAGGCGGCGCTGATGCTCGCGGACGGCGCGACCTATCAGGATATCGTGGCTACGGTCAAGACGAGCGCCGCCACCATAAGCCGCGTCAGCCGTTGCCTGAAATACGGCGCGGGCGGCTACGACAAGGCCATCGCCATCTACAAGGACAAAAAGGGAGAACGATAA
- the hisH gene encoding imidazole glycerol phosphate synthase subunit HisH, whose protein sequence is MTVIVDYGVGNLFSLASSLNKIGEASKVTSDGAEIARADRVILPGVGAFADAMRKLEDSGLADVVRSVAAKGVPVMGICLGMQLLFERSFEYGEHRGLGLLRGEVRPIETDPSLKIPHMGWNALAFTRPHPLFRYVKEGDYVYFVHSYHAVGCADSLVATTEYGTVVTAAVARGNVMGCQFHPEKSGDVGLNILRAFVALKEGDL, encoded by the coding sequence ATGACCGTTATCGTGGACTACGGCGTGGGCAATCTGTTTTCGCTCGCGTCTTCCCTCAACAAAATAGGCGAGGCCTCCAAGGTCACGTCGGACGGGGCCGAAATAGCCCGCGCCGACCGCGTCATTCTGCCGGGCGTAGGCGCGTTTGCGGACGCCATGCGCAAGTTGGAAGACAGCGGTCTTGCCGACGTGGTGCGCTCGGTCGCGGCAAAGGGCGTGCCCGTCATGGGCATTTGCCTCGGGATGCAACTGCTGTTCGAGCGCAGTTTCGAATACGGCGAGCATCGCGGGTTGGGGCTTTTGCGCGGCGAGGTACGTCCCATCGAGACCGATCCTTCCCTCAAAATTCCCCACATGGGGTGGAACGCGCTCGCATTCACCCGTCCGCACCCCCTGTTCCGCTACGTCAAGGAAGGAGACTATGTGTATTTCGTGCATTCCTATCACGCGGTCGGTTGCGCCGACTCGCTCGTCGCCACCACCGAGTACGGTACCGTCGTCACGGCGGCCGTCGCCCGAGGCAACGTCATGGGGTGCCAGTTCCACCCCGAGAAGAGCGGTGACGTGGGGTTGAACATACTGCGCGCGTTCGTCGCGCTCAAGGAGGGCGACTTATGA
- the hisD gene encoding histidinol dehydrogenase, translating into MIRIIEAKNVVDRAILSTPTPTADVADAVAAILADVKARGDAALYEYTARFDGARLQSLRVSEDEIAEAMAVVPAKFLRILRRSARNIRQFHLRQRRKGFEIRKANGVVLGQKVTPLAKVGLYVPGGTAAYPSTVLMDAIPAKIAGCDKVVIVTPPGKDGRLNPVIIAAAMVAGVDEIYKVGGAQAVAALAYGTESVPQVDKIVGPGNAFVAEAKKQVFGQVSIDMIAGPSEILVVAEEGMNPTHLAADLLSQAEHDKNASAVLVTPSVALGEAVAAEIERLLRGMAREEIARTSIERNGKIILTDTIDEAVAIANEIAPEHLELVLREPFRYLDKVKNAGSVFLGENCPEALGDYYAGMNHTLPTCGTARFSSPLSVDDFVKKTQYAYYTREALSEVAEDVAYFANQEGLTGHARSATIREGE; encoded by the coding sequence ATGATACGCATAATAGAAGCGAAAAACGTAGTCGATCGCGCCATTTTGTCCACGCCGACGCCCACCGCCGACGTGGCCGACGCGGTGGCCGCCATTTTGGCGGACGTCAAGGCCCGCGGGGACGCGGCTTTGTACGAATATACCGCTCGATTCGACGGCGCGCGATTGCAATCTTTACGCGTCAGCGAGGACGAGATAGCGGAGGCGATGGCCGTGGTGCCCGCCAAGTTTTTGCGCATACTTCGCCGCTCGGCGCGCAACATACGCCAATTCCATCTGAGACAGCGCCGAAAGGGCTTTGAAATACGCAAGGCAAACGGCGTGGTATTGGGACAAAAAGTCACCCCGTTGGCCAAGGTGGGCCTCTACGTGCCGGGCGGCACGGCGGCCTATCCGTCCACCGTATTGATGGACGCCATTCCCGCCAAGATCGCGGGGTGCGACAAAGTGGTCATCGTCACGCCCCCCGGCAAGGACGGGCGCTTAAATCCCGTCATCATCGCGGCGGCCATGGTCGCCGGCGTGGACGAGATATACAAAGTGGGCGGCGCGCAGGCGGTGGCCGCTTTGGCCTACGGCACCGAGAGCGTGCCCCAAGTGGACAAGATCGTAGGTCCCGGCAACGCCTTCGTCGCGGAGGCCAAAAAGCAGGTGTTCGGCCAAGTGTCCATCGACATGATTGCCGGCCCCAGCGAGATATTGGTGGTGGCCGAGGAGGGTATGAACCCCACGCACCTTGCGGCGGATTTGCTGTCCCAGGCCGAGCACGACAAGAACGCCAGCGCCGTACTCGTCACGCCTTCGGTGGCGTTGGGCGAGGCGGTGGCCGCCGAGATAGAGCGGTTGCTACGTGGCATGGCGCGTGAGGAGATCGCGCGGACGTCCATCGAACGCAACGGCAAGATCATTCTCACCGACACCATAGACGAGGCCGTCGCCATCGCCAACGAGATTGCGCCCGAGCACCTCGAGCTCGTCTTGCGCGAGCCGTTCCGCTACCTTGACAAGGTGAAAAACGCGGGCAGCGTATTTCTCGGCGAGAACTGCCCCGAGGCGTTGGGCGACTACTACGCGGGCATGAACCACACCTTGCCCACCTGCGGCACGGCGCGGTTTTCCAGCCCCTTGTCGGTGGACGATTTCGTCAAGAAGACCCAATACGCCTACTACACGCGGGAGGCTTTGTCCGAGGTGGCCGAGGACGTCGCCTATTTCGCCAACCAAGAGGGCTTGACCGGTCACGCCCGCAGCGCGACCATACGCGAGGGAGAATGA
- a CDS encoding ATP phosphoribosyltransferase: MQIDDAILQSSERTALALRKLYADSGYRYYRMSKFEEYDFYAMNKDFLVSDSVLTFTDVNGKLMALKPDVTLSIIKGSRDEMGVQKVFYSENVYRPSPEDCFREIRQTGVECYGDVGIAETAEVITLAVKSLGMMNEDCVVDISSLAVAEAVFAACGFSADDKRAMYEAVEQKNKAKAAELFAAQGVMQEVADEAMRLLWVSAPLPQAIAVIESSPLCVGEAAREFLAVLSLLAERAEAAKMRVDFSVVGDVNYYNGIVFKGFLRGIPTSVLSGGRYDLLMRKFKRNASAIGFAVYTDLASETVRETGVPSDDWLNVALPKGRLGEKVYAMFDRAGYPCPALLEESRKLVFENVEKRVRYFWVKPSDVAIYVERGVADVGVAGKDILAEYAPDVYELLDLKKGVCKMAVASPKGFVEDASRPLRVATKFADVARAFYRGRGRDIDVIHLNGSIEIAPILGLSDVIVDIVETGTTLRENNLEVVETIFPISARLIANKASMRFKQQTITGLAKSLGSVVEENK; the protein is encoded by the coding sequence ATGCAAATAGACGACGCCATTTTACAAAGCAGCGAGCGCACGGCGCTTGCGTTGCGCAAACTATACGCCGATAGCGGCTATCGCTACTATCGAATGAGCAAATTCGAGGAGTACGACTTCTACGCGATGAACAAGGATTTTCTCGTGTCGGACAGCGTACTCACGTTCACGGACGTCAACGGCAAGTTGATGGCCCTCAAGCCCGACGTGACGCTCTCCATCATCAAGGGGAGCCGTGACGAAATGGGCGTGCAAAAGGTCTTCTACAGCGAAAACGTCTATCGTCCTTCGCCCGAAGACTGCTTCCGCGAGATACGGCAGACGGGCGTGGAGTGCTACGGCGACGTGGGCATTGCCGAAACGGCGGAGGTCATCACCCTCGCCGTCAAGAGCCTCGGCATGATGAACGAGGACTGCGTGGTGGACATTTCCAGCCTCGCGGTGGCCGAAGCCGTCTTCGCGGCGTGCGGTTTCTCCGCGGACGACAAGCGCGCCATGTACGAGGCCGTGGAGCAGAAGAACAAGGCCAAAGCGGCCGAATTATTCGCCGCGCAGGGCGTCATGCAAGAGGTCGCGGACGAGGCCATGCGCCTACTGTGGGTGTCGGCCCCCTTGCCCCAAGCCATCGCTGTCATCGAGAGTAGTCCCTTGTGCGTAGGCGAGGCGGCGCGCGAGTTTCTCGCCGTCCTGTCCCTGCTCGCCGAGCGTGCGGAAGCCGCCAAAATGCGCGTGGACTTTTCGGTGGTGGGCGACGTCAACTACTACAACGGCATCGTATTCAAGGGGTTCCTTCGGGGCATTCCCACGTCCGTGCTGTCTGGCGGGCGCTACGATCTTCTCATGCGCAAGTTCAAGCGCAACGCCTCGGCCATCGGCTTTGCCGTCTACACCGATCTCGCCTCCGAAACCGTGCGCGAGACGGGCGTTCCCTCGGACGATTGGCTCAACGTGGCCCTGCCCAAAGGGCGCTTGGGCGAAAAGGTATACGCCATGTTCGATCGAGCGGGCTATCCCTGTCCCGCCTTGTTGGAAGAGAGCCGCAAACTCGTCTTCGAAAACGTCGAAAAGCGGGTGCGCTACTTTTGGGTGAAGCCCTCGGACGTGGCCATCTATGTCGAGCGCGGCGTGGCCGACGTGGGCGTGGCGGGCAAGGATATTTTGGCCGAATACGCCCCCGACGTGTATGAGTTGTTGGACCTCAAAAAAGGCGTGTGCAAGATGGCAGTCGCCTCGCCAAAAGGCTTCGTCGAGGACGCGTCGCGCCCCTTGCGCGTAGCCACCAAATTCGCCGACGTGGCGCGGGCGTTCTATCGCGGCAGAGGGCGTGATATCGACGTCATTCACCTCAACGGCTCCATTGAGATCGCCCCCATTCTGGGACTTTCGGACGTCATCGTGGACATCGTGGAGACGGGCACGACCTTGCGCGAAAACAACCTCGAGGTGGTGGAGACCATATTCCCCATCAGCGCGCGTCTTATCGCAAACAAGGCGTCGATGCGGTTCAAACAGCAGACGATCACGGGGCTTGCCAAGAGCCTCGGCAGCGTAGTGGAGGAAAACAAATGA